In Syntrophotaleaceae bacterium, a genomic segment contains:
- a CDS encoding cysteine desulfurase: MLDLPKIRECFPILTRNICGKPLVYLDNAATTQKPRQVLDKLLEFYLSCNSNIHRGVHTLSEQASGVYEDARENVRQFIHAAEPAEIVFTRGATESINLVAASFGEVFVGKEDEILVTEMEHHSNLVPWQNLCKRRGAVLKAVPFNDDGTLALDQLESMLTPRTRLLALTYVSNALGQINPVGEIVAQAHAKQVPVLIDGAQAVQHLPVDVQELDCDFFVFSGHKMYASTGIGVLYGKRRWLEQLPPWQYGGGMIERVDLEETTFGALPQKFEAGTPHVAGAVSLAAAIDFIREIGIGAIADHEADLMNYAVRQLQAVADLTLYGNGGRRCGAVSFNLKGLHPYDVGMILDKMGIAVRTGAHCAEPVMRHYGIGGTLRASFGLYNTREEINSLIFGLEKARKLLG, from the coding sequence ATGCTGGATCTGCCAAAGATAAGAGAATGCTTCCCGATTCTGACCAGGAATATCTGCGGGAAACCTCTGGTTTACCTGGACAACGCCGCCACCACCCAGAAACCCCGGCAGGTGCTGGACAAACTTTTGGAATTCTATCTTTCCTGCAACAGCAATATTCATCGGGGAGTCCATACCCTGAGCGAGCAGGCCAGCGGAGTCTACGAGGATGCGCGGGAAAATGTCCGGCAGTTCATCCATGCCGCCGAACCGGCCGAAATCGTTTTCACCCGGGGAGCCACCGAGTCGATCAATCTGGTGGCGGCTTCCTTCGGCGAGGTGTTTGTTGGAAAAGAAGACGAGATCCTGGTGACCGAGATGGAGCACCATTCCAACCTGGTGCCCTGGCAGAATCTCTGCAAGCGCCGCGGGGCGGTTCTCAAAGCGGTCCCGTTCAATGATGACGGCACCCTGGCCCTCGACCAGCTGGAATCGATGCTTACTCCCCGAACCCGCCTGCTGGCCCTGACTTATGTCTCCAATGCCCTCGGACAGATCAATCCGGTCGGAGAGATCGTCGCGCAGGCTCATGCGAAACAGGTTCCGGTGCTGATCGACGGGGCCCAGGCGGTCCAGCACCTGCCGGTCGACGTGCAGGAGCTCGACTGCGACTTTTTCGTTTTTTCCGGTCACAAGATGTATGCCTCCACCGGGATCGGAGTTCTTTATGGCAAGCGCCGATGGCTGGAGCAACTGCCGCCCTGGCAGTATGGCGGCGGCATGATCGAAAGGGTCGATCTGGAAGAAACCACCTTTGGCGCCCTTCCCCAGAAATTCGAGGCGGGGACGCCGCACGTGGCGGGCGCCGTCAGCCTGGCAGCGGCCATCGACTTCATCCGGGAGATCGGTATCGGGGCGATTGCAGATCACGAAGCCGATCTGATGAATTACGCTGTCCGGCAGTTGCAGGCGGTTGCGGACCTGACCCTGTACGGCAACGGGGGTCGCCGCTGCGGCGCCGTCTCCTTCAACCTCAAAGGGCTCCACCCGTACGACGTCGGCATGATTTTGGACAAAATGGGCATCGCGGTCAGGACCGGAGCCCATTGTGCCGAACCGGTGATGAGGCACTACGGCATCGGCGGGACTCTGAGGGCCAGTTTTGGTCTGTACAACACCCGCGAGGAGATCAA
- a CDS encoding entericidin EcnAB, with protein sequence MKRILGFLLLLFSIFSLSACNTLQGAGEDIEQAGEELDEEL encoded by the coding sequence ATGAAAAGAATTTTGGGCTTTCTGCTGTTGCTGTTTTCCATTTTTTCCCTGTCGGCCTGCAACACTCTCCAGGGAGCAGGTGAGGATATCGAACAGGCGGGGGAAGAACTGGATGAGGAGCTTTAA
- a CDS encoding DUF421 domain-containing protein codes for MEWLIGPDLPRMFSIDTPLLEIVLRGSIMYLGIFILLRLILRREAGMLSVPDILMVVLLADAAQNGMADNYQSVVDGMLLVMVILVWNWILDRLAFHFRIVEWLVHPGPLILVENGKLIGANLRKEFISQEELWSQLREQGVEDLKEIRKAFLEANGRITVIRAGAKGENCSRGRRMQ; via the coding sequence ATGGAATGGCTGATCGGACCCGACCTGCCCAGAATGTTTTCTATCGATACACCGCTGCTGGAAATTGTCCTACGCGGCAGCATCATGTACCTCGGCATATTCATACTGCTGCGCTTGATCCTGCGGCGCGAGGCCGGAATGCTATCGGTGCCGGATATCCTGATGGTGGTACTGCTCGCCGATGCGGCCCAGAACGGAATGGCGGACAATTATCAGTCGGTTGTCGACGGAATGCTGCTGGTCATGGTCATACTGGTCTGGAACTGGATTCTCGACCGCCTCGCATTCCATTTCCGCATAGTCGAATGGCTGGTACATCCGGGGCCGCTGATCCTTGTTGAAAATGGCAAACTGATTGGCGCCAATCTCCGCAAGGAGTTCATCTCTCAGGAAGAACTCTGGAGTCAACTGCGTGAGCAGGGTGTCGAGGACCTCAAGGAGATTAGAAAAGCCTTTCTGGAAGCAAATGGCCGTATTACCGTCATCCGTGCCGGGGCTAAAGGAGAAAACTGCAGCAGAGGGCGCCGGATGCAATGA
- the egtD gene encoding L-histidine N(alpha)-methyltransferase, which yields MDFHLVAEKFTLRNYLADIPRAELVDTVLAGLKAPQKRISSLFLYDAVGSKLFEEITRLPEYYPTRTEKKLLRRFAPILAAESKACNIVEIGSGDCSKISILLGEIPSHRWHAVRYTPVDVSREAIRESAEDLQGKFPGIRIHGIVADFTRQLHHVPNGRNRLFCFLGGTLGNLSWEQNRQFFEDLGRVMQAEDALLLGVDMVKPVDILEKAYNDSQGVTAAFNRNILNVINRLVGTDFEPSSFEHLAFFNQTQSRIEMHLKATREMRISCPDLQEGIVIQEEETIHTENSHKYSPQDIEEFASIGGLQVKDCLTDENRWFSLIHFCKK from the coding sequence ATGGATTTTCACCTGGTCGCTGAAAAATTCACCCTGCGCAACTATCTTGCCGATATTCCCAGGGCGGAGCTGGTCGACACCGTTCTGGCCGGGCTGAAGGCCCCGCAGAAACGGATCAGCAGCCTGTTCCTCTATGATGCCGTGGGTTCCAAGCTGTTCGAAGAGATTACCCGTCTTCCTGAGTATTATCCGACGCGAACTGAAAAAAAACTCCTCCGCCGGTTTGCCCCTATTCTGGCGGCGGAATCCAAAGCCTGCAACATTGTCGAGATTGGCAGCGGTGACTGTTCCAAGATCTCGATTCTGCTGGGGGAAATCCCTTCGCACCGCTGGCATGCCGTCCGTTATACCCCGGTCGATGTCAGCCGCGAGGCGATCAGGGAGTCTGCCGAGGACCTCCAGGGGAAATTCCCCGGCATCCGGATTCACGGCATCGTGGCCGATTTCACCCGTCAACTGCATCATGTTCCCAACGGGCGAAATCGCCTTTTCTGTTTTCTGGGGGGCACCCTCGGCAATCTGTCCTGGGAACAGAATCGGCAGTTTTTCGAAGATCTCGGCCGGGTGATGCAGGCCGAAGACGCGCTGCTGCTGGGGGTCGATATGGTCAAACCGGTGGACATTCTGGAAAAAGCCTATAATGACAGCCAGGGAGTGACGGCCGCCTTCAATCGCAATATTCTCAACGTGATCAACCGGCTGGTGGGAACGGACTTCGAGCCTTCCAGTTTTGAGCATCTTGCCTTTTTCAACCAGACGCAAAGCCGCATCGAGATGCACCTGAAGGCGACCCGGGAGATGCGGATATCCTGTCCCGATCTGCAAGAGGGGATTGTGATCCAGGAGGAGGAAACAATCCATACCGAGAATTCTCACAAATACAGCCCGCAGGATATCGAGGAATTCGCCTCCATCGGCGGGCTGCAGGTCAAGGACTGCCTGACGGATGAAAACCGCTGGTTCTCCCTGATTCACTTCTGCAAAAAGTAG
- a CDS encoding PAS domain S-box protein, with amino-acid sequence MEYHSFSDENREIADLVPQVVWSADAKGKVTYCNRQHLEFEGIYRLPDGTWIWEEALHPDDLDKTVSIWKRAVETGQTYHVEHRLRRKGGMYRWYLSRALPIKEHGQVLGWFGTATDIHDLKNAELFRRESERHLRAFFDNAAVGMVEMDLDGRFLRVNEKFCQISGYTGEEILQMNMVELTHPADREADLEALRRFCAQETSFYEIEKRYLRKDGKVVWIHVSAGMIRREGEAPPTLAAVVRDITGQKHAESAQQAAEQELVRTKNRMKTALEAAKIGAWEIDLVQGTAWRTALHDQIFGYPSLLQNWNYDIFLSHVIPEEREKVDRLFRQACSESLPWTVECPIRRADGEIRWIWVQGQVHLDTQEKPVSIYGLVADVTERKMMEKNLKQAQEVAEEANRAKSEFLANLSHEIRTPMTVFLAALEFLRQQNQSPEQSHLLEMAEKSAHRLRALIEDILDFSRIEARRMEIREQPFPLRDCVQSAAELFMESARQKQLGLAVDIPPGLPELVIGDADRISQVLINLISNAIKFTERGEVKVTVGAAEERLVFSVIDTGSGIPEEKQALLFESFTQVEESRTRRHGGTGLGLAISKGLVELMNGRIWVESRPGAGSRFSFALPLKTAGAAATVHEAPEPVPAKPHARILLVEDEPAVQEMIRLILERSSYKVDSAKTGREAIASWEQTDFDLILMDMQMPEMDGLEATRTIRRMEKDLGRTHICIVALTAHARREVQEQCMAAGMDSYLTKPISNKALLHAIEDCLSR; translated from the coding sequence ATGGAATATCATTCTTTTTCTGACGAAAACCGGGAGATAGCCGATCTGGTTCCGCAGGTTGTCTGGAGCGCCGATGCGAAAGGAAAGGTCACTTACTGCAATCGACAGCACCTGGAATTCGAGGGTATCTACCGGCTTCCCGACGGAACCTGGATATGGGAAGAGGCGCTGCATCCGGATGATCTGGATAAGACCGTCTCGATCTGGAAAAGGGCGGTTGAAACCGGGCAGACATATCATGTCGAGCACCGTCTGAGAAGAAAGGGCGGGATGTATCGCTGGTACCTGAGCCGGGCCCTGCCGATAAAAGAGCATGGCCAGGTTCTCGGATGGTTCGGGACGGCGACCGACATACACGACCTCAAGAACGCCGAACTGTTCAGGCGGGAGAGCGAGCGCCATCTGCGGGCATTTTTCGACAATGCGGCCGTGGGCATGGTGGAGATGGACCTCGATGGGCGATTTCTCCGGGTCAACGAGAAATTCTGCCAGATCAGCGGCTACACCGGCGAAGAGATCCTGCAGATGAACATGGTCGAACTCACCCACCCGGCGGATCGGGAGGCCGATCTGGAGGCTCTGCGGCGCTTCTGTGCTCAGGAGACATCCTTCTACGAAATCGAGAAGCGTTATCTGCGCAAGGATGGGAAGGTGGTCTGGATCCACGTATCGGCAGGCATGATTCGCCGAGAGGGGGAGGCGCCTCCGACACTGGCCGCCGTCGTCCGCGATATCACAGGTCAGAAACATGCCGAATCAGCCCAACAAGCAGCCGAACAGGAACTGGTACGAACGAAAAACCGTATGAAGACGGCTCTCGAAGCCGCAAAAATCGGCGCCTGGGAGATCGATCTGGTTCAGGGAACAGCGTGGCGAACAGCACTGCATGACCAGATATTTGGATATCCTTCGCTTCTACAGAATTGGAATTACGATATTTTTCTGAGCCACGTCATCCCTGAGGAAAGAGAAAAGGTCGACCGTCTGTTTCGCCAAGCCTGTTCTGAAAGCCTGCCCTGGACAGTCGAATGCCCCATTCGCAGAGCCGATGGCGAGATTCGCTGGATCTGGGTTCAGGGGCAGGTTCATCTGGACACGCAGGAAAAACCTGTCAGCATTTACGGTCTCGTGGCCGATGTCACCGAACGCAAAATGATGGAGAAAAACCTGAAGCAAGCGCAGGAAGTGGCCGAAGAGGCGAATCGGGCCAAAAGTGAATTTCTGGCGAACCTGAGTCATGAAATCCGCACGCCGATGACCGTTTTCCTGGCGGCTCTGGAGTTTCTCCGGCAACAGAATCAGAGCCCGGAGCAAAGCCATCTGTTGGAAATGGCCGAAAAATCCGCCCATCGCCTGCGAGCGCTGATCGAGGATATTCTGGATTTTTCCCGCATCGAGGCCCGGCGAATGGAAATCCGCGAACAGCCTTTTCCTCTGCGGGATTGTGTGCAATCGGCAGCCGAACTGTTCATGGAATCGGCTCGGCAAAAGCAACTCGGGCTTGCGGTCGACATTCCGCCCGGATTGCCGGAGTTGGTGATCGGAGATGCCGACCGCATCAGTCAGGTCCTGATCAACCTGATCAGCAATGCAATCAAATTCACCGAACGCGGAGAAGTCAAAGTGACGGTCGGTGCCGCAGAGGAGAGGTTGGTTTTTTCCGTGATCGATACCGGTTCCGGCATTCCCGAGGAAAAGCAGGCATTGCTGTTTGAGAGCTTTACCCAGGTGGAGGAGTCCAGAACCCGGCGGCATGGAGGTACCGGCCTCGGCCTGGCGATCAGCAAGGGGCTGGTGGAGTTGATGAATGGCCGAATCTGGGTGGAAAGCCGGCCCGGTGCAGGCAGCAGGTTCTCCTTTGCCCTGCCGTTGAAAACAGCCGGTGCTGCTGCAACAGTCCATGAGGCGCCTGAGCCGGTGCCCGCTAAACCGCACGCCAGGATTTTGCTGGTGGAGGATGAGCCGGCGGTACAGGAGATGATCAGGCTGATTCTGGAAAGGAGCAGCTACAAGGTTGACTCGGCAAAAACCGGAAGGGAAGCCATCGCCAGCTGGGAGCAAACCGATTTCGATCTGATCCTGATGGATATGCAGATGCCGGAAATGGACGGGTTGGAGGCGACCAGAACCATTCGAAGGATGGAAAAGGACTTGGGAAGGACGCACATCTGTATCGTTGCTCTGACAGCCCATGCCCGCCGGGAGGTTCAGGAGCAATGTATGGCAGCGGGGATGGACTCGTATCTCACCAAGCCGATCAGCAACAAGGCCCTTCTACACGCTATTGAAGACTGCCTTTCACGTTGA
- a CDS encoding rhodanese-like domain-containing protein — MKKLTAEELLAAQGTHRIRLVDVRSVDAYNGWRFNGEARGGHIRGARSLPVKWLDYIDWPEIIRTKNILPEHAIVVYSDNREQMEKVAGQFSRIGYPDVALYPGLLDEWMPDRDLPMECLPNYRHLVPASWLDGLLKTGRAPEYDNDRFVLCHAHYQNRAAYEKGHIPGAVDLDTNTLESPDNWNRRSPEELKLALEGLGIAHDTTVILYGRFSFPDNNDPFPGSAAGHLGAIRCALIMMYAGVKDVRVLNGGLQSWIDAGLPLSTEDTPRRPVSDFGAPIPGRTEFIVDTPQAKEILQTPGQNLVSVRSWDEFIGKVSGYNYIQKKGRIPGAVFGNCGSDAYHMENYRNLDHTTREYHEIVDLWAEVGVTRETYNAYYCGTGWRGSEAFFNAWLMGWPRISVYDGGWFEWSADENNPVATGVP; from the coding sequence ATGAAAAAACTGACAGCCGAAGAACTGCTGGCAGCACAGGGAACCCATAGGATAAGGCTGGTCGATGTGCGCTCCGTCGATGCCTACAACGGCTGGAGGTTCAATGGCGAGGCGCGGGGCGGTCATATCCGTGGAGCCCGCAGTCTGCCCGTCAAATGGCTGGACTATATCGATTGGCCTGAAATTATCCGGACCAAGAACATTCTGCCCGAACATGCAATCGTGGTTTACAGCGACAATCGGGAGCAGATGGAAAAGGTGGCCGGACAGTTTTCTCGAATCGGTTACCCCGACGTGGCCCTTTACCCCGGCCTGCTGGACGAATGGATGCCCGACCGGGACCTGCCGATGGAGTGCCTTCCAAACTATCGACATCTGGTTCCGGCCTCCTGGCTGGACGGTCTGCTGAAAACCGGCCGGGCCCCGGAGTATGACAATGACCGGTTCGTCCTCTGCCACGCCCATTATCAGAATCGCGCGGCTTACGAAAAAGGGCATATTCCGGGGGCGGTGGACCTGGATACCAATACGCTGGAATCACCGGACAACTGGAACCGGCGCAGCCCCGAAGAGCTGAAGCTGGCCCTGGAGGGCCTGGGTATCGCCCACGACACCACGGTGATCCTCTATGGACGTTTTTCGTTCCCCGACAACAACGATCCTTTTCCGGGCAGCGCCGCCGGGCACCTGGGTGCGATCCGCTGTGCGCTGATCATGATGTATGCCGGGGTCAAGGACGTGCGGGTTCTGAACGGAGGGCTGCAGTCGTGGATCGATGCCGGACTGCCGCTGAGTACCGAGGACACCCCCAGAAGGCCGGTGAGCGATTTCGGCGCGCCGATCCCTGGCCGAACCGAATTTATCGTGGATACGCCGCAGGCCAAAGAGATTCTGCAGACGCCCGGACAGAACCTGGTCAGCGTGCGGAGTTGGGACGAATTCATCGGCAAGGTCAGCGGCTACAACTATATCCAAAAGAAAGGCCGCATCCCGGGGGCGGTTTTTGGCAATTGCGGCAGCGACGCCTACCACATGGAAAATTACCGCAATCTCGACCATACCACCCGGGAGTATCATGAAATTGTCGATCTGTGGGCGGAGGTGGGAGTCACCCGGGAAACGTACAATGCATATTACTGCGGCACGGGCTGGCGGGGGAGCGAGGCCTTTTTCAACGCCTGGCTGATGGGTTGGCCGCGCATCAGCGTTTATGACGGAGGATGGTTCGAGTGGAGCGCCGACGAAAATAATCCTGTTGCCACGGGGGTTCCGTGA
- a CDS encoding DUF748 domain-containing protein: MKKPGFSSGRISSVLLWSLGILAALVLIVILVPNLIDDHLVRYGERKINEAVDGYEIRIGDIDIFPFGAAIVVNDLVLRQEAHPEPPLAVFPRIVTSVHWRELLSGHLVSDVIVEKPQLHINLRQLRAEAEDETPVQERGWQEAVKNVYPLKINRVEIVNGSLTYIDQDPDRPLELNRINLTAGNIRNIHSPEETYPSPFRVEADIFGKGHGLIEGNANFLAEPHPTMKARLQVKEIPLGQLLPVTTRANVHLTGGILAGDGRVEYSPRVREAILDNLTIDGLKVDYVHAATTAEEEKQRAQKAKKGLGEAKESEWRLKVNNMRLTRGALGFVNKAQTPSYRVSLDAIDLQVKNLSNRFRAGEAEVRLEGQFMHSGDTFVRAVFRPIKEGADLDMLVAITGTRMTDMNDLLRAHTGMDVVGGIFSYYSEIEVRGRQIDGYAKPLFRDVDVYDPRQEQEEGLIDKIKEGLTEALAQILENPQERAATRFDLSGTVESPEASTWQIVLELIRNGFFEAILPGFENWGENGQGKEE, from the coding sequence ATGAAAAAGCCGGGATTCAGCAGCGGCCGGATTTCCTCGGTCCTCTTGTGGAGCCTTGGCATTCTCGCCGCTTTAGTCCTGATCGTCATTCTGGTCCCCAATCTTATCGACGACCACTTGGTGCGATACGGGGAACGAAAAATAAACGAAGCTGTGGACGGGTACGAAATCCGGATCGGAGATATCGATATTTTCCCCTTCGGTGCCGCTATCGTGGTCAATGACCTGGTGCTGCGTCAGGAGGCCCACCCCGAACCGCCCCTCGCAGTCTTCCCCCGCATCGTGACCAGCGTGCACTGGAGGGAACTGCTTTCCGGCCATCTCGTATCCGACGTGATTGTGGAAAAACCGCAACTTCACATCAACCTGCGGCAATTGCGGGCCGAAGCCGAGGATGAGACCCCGGTTCAGGAGCGGGGCTGGCAGGAGGCCGTCAAGAACGTCTATCCTCTGAAAATCAACCGAGTGGAGATCGTCAACGGCAGCCTGACCTACATCGACCAGGACCCTGACCGACCATTGGAATTGAACCGGATCAACCTGACCGCCGGAAACATCCGCAACATCCATTCTCCCGAGGAAACCTATCCCTCCCCTTTCCGCGTGGAAGCTGATATTTTCGGGAAGGGTCACGGTCTGATAGAGGGAAACGCCAATTTCCTGGCCGAGCCGCATCCAACAATGAAAGCCCGACTCCAAGTGAAGGAGATCCCTCTTGGGCAATTGCTCCCCGTAACCACCCGGGCCAACGTTCATTTGACGGGGGGAATCCTGGCCGGAGACGGACGGGTTGAATATTCGCCCCGGGTCAGGGAGGCTATCCTCGACAACCTAACCATCGACGGCCTCAAGGTCGATTACGTGCATGCTGCGACCACCGCTGAGGAAGAGAAACAGCGGGCGCAGAAAGCCAAGAAAGGCCTGGGGGAGGCCAAAGAGAGCGAATGGCGGTTAAAGGTGAACAACATGCGCCTGACCCGGGGCGCCTTGGGTTTCGTCAACAAAGCACAGACTCCTTCCTATCGGGTTTCCCTGGACGCCATCGACCTGCAGGTGAAAAACCTCTCCAATCGCTTCCGCGCCGGCGAGGCGGAGGTCCGCCTGGAGGGGCAGTTCATGCACAGCGGCGACACCTTCGTGCGAGCCGTTTTCCGGCCGATAAAGGAAGGCGCCGACCTCGACATGCTGGTGGCGATCACAGGCACCCGGATGACGGACATGAACGACCTGCTGCGGGCACACACGGGAATGGATGTCGTTGGAGGAATCTTTTCATACTATTCCGAAATCGAGGTCAGAGGCCGCCAGATCGACGGCTACGCCAAACCACTCTTCAGGGATGTCGACGTTTATGATCCTCGGCAGGAGCAGGAAGAAGGGCTGATCGACAAAATCAAGGAAGGACTTACCGAGGCTCTGGCCCAAATTTTGGAGAACCCCCAGGAGAGGGCAGCCACCCGTTTCGATCTATCGGGCACCGTTGAGAGCCCCGAGGCCAGCACATGGCAGATAGTGCTCGAGTTGATCCGAAACGGATTTTTTGAGGCAATCCTGCCGGGATTCGAAAACTGGGGTGAAAACGGACAAGGAAAAGAGGAATGA
- a CDS encoding Nramp family divalent metal transporter — MSQQKPKRKGSQIHKPPRGFKKKFLWLGPGVVWLAAGAGGAGELLFPPRVGSLYGYLFLWALILAVTFKWVINREIGRYAVNSGGSLIDGFTSLPGPRNWAIWLIIIPQLVVSVAAIAGLASAAATAVILFLPGSLLFWSGVILGSVALFLLLGKYALLEDVATVLAIILAMVGITAALWVFPDPADLVEGLLPRLPSDVDYQEIVPWLSFIMAGAAGMLWYSYWLPAKGYGAAGQFKKTGILRKQEQYTEEDVSRLRGWVNEMTIDNTLGVLGGTLIVTAFLILGAEVLRPEGVVPEERRVAEVLGKLLGNTWGRWGFWFMVIGVLVGFYNTTLTNTDGWSRLLGNGTHILLKSFGFKESAWLNAQGLRKIFILFVAGGAFGLFAWVGRPVILLQIAGIIEAFQIPLLGFLALYMNHALMPKGLRPTMTMTAVAIVSSLFYLFFACFFVLSKLGVVGNGGAQIDSYAS; from the coding sequence ATGTCGCAGCAGAAACCGAAGCGGAAGGGGAGCCAGATTCATAAGCCGCCCAGAGGCTTCAAAAAAAAGTTTCTCTGGTTGGGGCCGGGCGTGGTCTGGCTGGCGGCCGGGGCGGGCGGCGCCGGTGAACTTCTGTTTCCGCCTCGGGTCGGCAGCCTTTACGGCTACCTTTTCCTTTGGGCCCTGATCCTGGCCGTGACCTTCAAATGGGTCATCAACCGGGAGATTGGGAGATACGCCGTCAATTCTGGAGGATCCCTGATCGACGGCTTTACCAGCCTGCCCGGACCCCGCAACTGGGCAATCTGGCTGATCATCATCCCGCAACTGGTGGTATCCGTTGCCGCCATTGCCGGCCTGGCCTCTGCCGCGGCCACTGCCGTTATCCTGTTTCTGCCGGGCAGCCTGCTTTTCTGGTCGGGGGTGATCCTCGGCTCCGTCGCCCTGTTCCTTCTGCTCGGCAAATATGCTCTTTTGGAGGACGTCGCCACGGTCCTGGCAATCATCCTGGCCATGGTAGGGATCACGGCCGCCCTTTGGGTCTTCCCCGACCCCGCCGATTTGGTCGAAGGGCTCCTGCCCCGACTGCCGAGTGATGTCGACTACCAGGAGATCGTGCCCTGGCTGAGCTTCATCATGGCCGGTGCGGCAGGCATGCTCTGGTACTCCTACTGGTTGCCGGCAAAAGGCTACGGCGCGGCCGGTCAGTTTAAAAAGACCGGTATCCTTCGCAAACAGGAGCAGTACACCGAGGAGGATGTCTCCCGCCTGCGGGGCTGGGTCAACGAGATGACCATCGACAATACCCTTGGAGTGCTCGGAGGAACCCTGATCGTGACCGCTTTTCTGATCCTCGGAGCCGAGGTGCTGCGGCCGGAGGGGGTCGTGCCGGAAGAGCGGCGGGTCGCCGAGGTGCTCGGCAAGCTGCTCGGCAATACCTGGGGCCGATGGGGATTCTGGTTCATGGTCATCGGCGTTCTGGTCGGTTTCTACAACACCACCCTCACCAACACCGACGGATGGTCCCGCCTGCTGGGCAACGGAACCCACATCCTGCTCAAATCCTTCGGCTTCAAGGAGAGTGCCTGGTTGAATGCTCAGGGATTACGGAAGATTTTCATCCTTTTTGTCGCCGGAGGAGCGTTCGGTCTCTTCGCCTGGGTGGGACGTCCGGTCATCCTGCTGCAGATTGCCGGAATCATCGAAGCGTTTCAGATACCGCTGCTCGGTTTCCTGGCGCTTTACATGAACCACGCCTTGATGCCGAAAGGCCTGCGCCCGACGATGACCATGACCGCGGTCGCCATCGTCTCGTCACTCTTTTACCTGTTTTTCGCCTGCTTCTTTGTACTTTCGAAATTGGGGGTGGTCGGAAACGGCGGAGCGCAAATTGACTCGTACGCTTCTTGA
- a CDS encoding PRC-barrel domain-containing protein: MTIECSAGGYPRRTRSVSMKKTVIATAFLFLSSLFMVPAVFAADQESGAQGQAAPQQTGQEQYQGQFQQQKSSLILTDHLIGTELRNQNDETIGEIENVLVDFKTGQVGYVLVAGSGVMGVAEEQYIVPFSAMRAEVPVDEVGEGTPALREMVYILTTEQDQLKQVEGDIETALTDEQLTEVDEYYGVSPYWEEEGMFEEGVVEEDGAIEGNGAVEENEVIVE, encoded by the coding sequence TTGACAATTGAATGTTCGGCAGGAGGATACCCAAGAAGAACAAGGAGTGTATCCATGAAAAAAACGGTTATCGCAACAGCATTTTTATTCTTATCAAGCCTCTTCATGGTTCCTGCCGTCTTTGCGGCAGATCAGGAATCCGGCGCACAGGGTCAGGCGGCCCCGCAGCAGACCGGTCAGGAACAGTACCAGGGGCAGTTTCAACAGCAGAAGAGCAGCCTGATTCTGACCGATCATCTGATCGGGACTGAACTCAGGAATCAGAATGACGAGACCATAGGGGAGATTGAAAACGTCCTTGTTGATTTCAAAACCGGCCAGGTCGGATATGTCCTTGTTGCGGGCAGCGGAGTCATGGGGGTTGCCGAAGAGCAGTACATTGTCCCCTTCAGTGCCATGCGAGCTGAAGTGCCCGTCGATGAAGTGGGCGAGGGAACGCCTGCATTGCGCGAGATGGTCTATATCCTGACCACAGAGCAGGATCAACTCAAGCAGGTTGAAGGGGATATCGAAACCGCCCTGACCGACGAGCAGCTGACTGAAGTTGATGAATATTACGGCGTCAGCCCTTATTGGGAAGAAGAGGGTATGTTTGAAGAAGGCGTTGTGGAAGAGGACGGCGCGATTGAAGGAAACGGCGCGGTTGAAGAGAATGAAGTTATTGTCGAGTAA